The Paramisgurnus dabryanus chromosome 3, PD_genome_1.1, whole genome shotgun sequence genome includes a window with the following:
- the galr2b gene encoding galanin receptor 2b has product MSDHEDITKAMGHWNTSESYQLNPASVIVSVVFSLIFLLGTVGNSLVLAVLLRSGQVGYNTTNLFILNLSVADFFFIIFCVPFQATIYSLEGWVFGSFMCKVVHFFINLTMYASSFTLAAVSVDRYLAIRYPLRSRELRTPCNAVVAMVVIWGLSLVFAGPYLSYYDLIDFENSNVCVPGWEEHNRKVLDTCTFVFGYVIPVLIVSLSYTRTIKYLWTAVDPLDGMSESKRAKRKVTKMIIIVTVLFCICWLPYHVVILCYLYGDFPFNQTTYAFRLLSHCMAYANSCLNPIVYALVSKHFRKGFKKVFSCILSKKGRNKVHVVHVANTVPGFEAGSTEVSQMNEENARQNENEMVNRPLAEPQNTTMTITLPFQNQP; this is encoded by the exons ATGTCAGATCACGAGGACATTACTAAAGCCATGGGACACTGGAACACCTCGGAGAGCTATCAGCTCAACCCGGCCAGCGTCATCGTGTCAGTGGTCTTCTCGCTCATCTTTCTTTTGGGAACCGTCGGGAACAGCCTGGTTCTCGCTGTGCTACTCAGAAGCGGGCAAGTCGGATATAACACCACCAATCTTTTCATCCTCAACCTCAGCGTAGCCGATTTCTTTTTCATTATCTTCTGCGTGCCTTTCCAAGCCACCATCTACTCTCTGGAGGGCTGGGTGTTCGGTTCCTTCATGTGCAAGGTTGTTCATTTCTTCATCAACCTCACCATGTACGCCAGCAGTTTCACCCTGGCCGCTGTCTCTGTGGACAG GTATCTGGCCATTCGCTACCCCCTACGCTCCAGAGAACTAAGAACGCCGTGTAACGCTGTCGTCGCTATGGTAGTCATCTGGGGCCTGTCTCTTGTTTTCGCCGGCCCTTATTTGAGTTACTATGACCTCATTGATTTCGAAAACAGCAACGTGTGCGTACCCGGCTGGGAGGAACATAATCGCAAAGTGCTGGATACTTGTACGTTCGTGTTCGGCTACGTCATTCCCGTGCTTATTGTAAGTCTGTCTTATACACGCACCATCAAGTACCTTTGGACAGCGGTTGACCCTCTGGATGGCATGTCTGAGTCAAAACGTGCGAAGCGAAAGGTCACCAAGATGATCATCATAGTCACCGTGCTGTTTTGCATTTGCTGGCTGCCGTACCACGTGGTCATTTTGTGCTACCTTTACGGAGATTTCCCCTTCAACCAGACCACGTACGCATTCAGACTGCTGTCACATTGCATGGCCTACGCAAACTCCTGCCTCAACCCAATCGTTTACGCCCTGGTGTCCAAACACTTTCGCAAGGGCTTCAAGAAGGTGTTCAGCTGCATCCTTAGCAAAAAGGGACGAAACAAGGTACATGTGGTCCACGTGGCCAACACCGTACCGGGATTCGAAGCCGGTTCTACCGAAGTGTCTCAGATGAATGAAGAGAACGCCAGACAGAACGAGAACGAAATGGTCAACCGTCCGCTCGCCGAGCCTCAGAATACAACAATGACCATAACATTACCATTTCAGAATCAACCCTGA